The window AGGACGGATCGTAGACGGGTGGTAAAATCATTTGTGGATTCGCCGTCGTTTTGTCTCATGAGAGCGAATTGGTGGCGGTAGACTCGAATAGGCGTCGTCGGTTGGAAATgtgcggcaagttttgcttggaGAGTGGCCCAGGAGACGTTTTCCACGGTCTCAGGATCAACTAGTGTGGAGGCTAGGCTGTAAATTGTGGGGCCGCAATAATTGAGAAATATTGCCCTCTTTCTATCGTCATCGGCATCGTGAAGATTACTAGCCTGTAGAAATATGCGAAATTTGGCCATATAGGAAGTCCATGGTTCTAAGTCCGGGTTGTAGAACGCCGGCGCTTGGGCCATTAGGGAGCTCATGGTCTTGtctgcgggagttcgacctcctcgtcgccactgtaaaATCAGTACTCGGAGATGGCTTCAATGCAATGGGTTTATTAACAGACGATCTTCACTCAAACACGAACaattcccaacaagggcaacggctaacccgttgccctatttatacattttgtTTAGGCGGGAAAACAATTCTaacaaccgtttatttttggcggtTCTTTTATAACAACCGtgccttaaccaatcagtgaattttAGCTATTGAATTTTGTCCAGACATAACAGGCCCTCATTTCTGCTCTCGAGATAAGGGGAGAAACGATGCACAAGTCGGTCAATGCTCTGGTCACTAAGCAGCACCAGAATTGTCTCTGAGATGAAAAATGGATTAACAGTTATACGTAGGTATACATATACGAGGGTTCTTCAAATATACAACCCAGGATTCCTTTTGCTTATCAAAATGGTAAAAGGCCCTCATTTCTGCTCTCGAGATAAGGGGAGAAACGATGCACAAGTCGGTCAATGCTCTGGTCACTGAGCAGCACCAGAATTGTCTCTGAGATGAAAAATGGATTAACAAAATATGTGTATGCAAAGACAAGGCCAAGGAATAGAGCACAGCCAAGCAGGAACATCATCAGGATTTTGGCTGCTGTCCACAACCAAtcccgaacctttttttcctttgactCATCTCCCACCAGCCTGAGCTCCAGTTGTTCATGCGTCGAGATGCCTATTGGTGTCTGGTCCAGCTGTCCAGAGGAGGCCTGTTGGACGCAGAGGTCCTGTTGCTTCTGCAGGTCTTTGATGCGCTTCTTCCAGTCGTCTTGGACTGTCTGAAGATTTGTGACTTTGTCCTTCAGTTGGCCGGAATGGATTCTCTCCACGTGGTAGTTGTGCTCCATCCTCTCCAGTTTGTCCTCCAGGTTACGCAGGTAGTTTTGAACCTCCGAAGGAAGGTTCCGCATCTGTTTGAGTTCATTCTCTTGGGCGGGCTGGTTCTCTTTGAAGACGGCCACCTGGCTGGTGACCTCCTGCATTTCCTGGTGGAGTTCTTCGTTGGCTTTCACAAAAGACTTGTTCTGCAGTGCTAATTCCTGGATCACCGTGTTGGCCTGGTCCAACCTTTCTCGGATGTCCTCCACAGTTTTCTGCAAGTGTTCTATGGCGGACTTCAGGTAACCCATTGTTTCCCTGAGAGACCTCTGCTGCTCTTTGATGCATTCCTTGTCCTTGAGGAACATCTTGTTCTCGGAGTCCAGGAAGGCAAAAGTCCCTTTCATTTCTTCTATCTGGAGACGAAGACTTCTATGGGCTGCTGAGATGTCTTCCAAGGGTTCTACAGTCATCAGAGATTTTTTCAAGGTGCTATGCTTTTGGGAGAAATGGAGAGACATCAAAAATAACTATTAGTACACCAATGTCTTttaaatttctctttttaaaaaaaaaatctgtattgagtttttacatataaaaatagacagaaaagaaaaaaataaacaaacaaaatatacaaagacaaaggaagaaaaaaagaaaaacagacaaatgaacatatagaaacatagaagactgacggaagaaaaagacctcatggtccatctagtctgcccttatactatttcctgtgttttatcttaggatggatatatgtttatcccaggcatgtttaaattcagttactgtggatttaccaaccacgtctgctggaagtttgttccacggatctactactctttcagtgaaataatatttcctcacattgcttttgatctttcccccaactaacttcagattgtgtccccttgttcttgtgttcactttcctattaaaaacacttccctcctgaatcttatttaaccctttaacatattgaaatgtttcgatcatgtccccccttttccttctgtcctccagactatacagattgagttcatcaagtctttcctgatacgttttatgcttaagaccttccaccattcttgtagcccgtctttggacccgttcaattttgtcaatatctttttgtaagtgaggtctccaaaactgaacacagtattccaaatgtggtctcaccagcgctctatataaggggatcacaatctccctcttcctgcttgttatacctctagctatgcagccaagcatcctacttgcttttcctactgcccgaccacactgctcacccattttgagactgtcagaaatcactacccctaaatccttctcttctgaagtttttgctaacacagaactgccaatgcaatactcagattgaggattccttttctccaagtgcattattttacatttggaaacattaaactgcagtttccattgctttgaccatttatctagtaaagctaaatcatttaccatattgcagacccctccaggaatatcaaccctattgcacactttagagtcatcggcaaataggcaaaccttccctaccaaaccttcccctatgtcactcacaaacatattaaaaagaataggacccagaacagacccttgtggcacaccacttgtaacctgtctctgctcagaatacttgccattaacaatgactctctgatgtctatgcttcagccagcttgaaatccactgaactatccagggattaagtccaatcttcactaatttatctatcagctttttatgtggaactgtatcaaaggctttgctgaagtccagataggcaatatccacggcaccaccttgatccaacacctttgtgacatagtcaaagaaatcaatgagattagtctgacatgatttgccttcagtaaagccatactgatttgggtccaataagttattgttttttaggtactgatttatcctctttttgagtagagtctccatcattttaactataactgatgtcaagctaactggcctgtagttaccagcttcttctctactgcccttcttgtggataggcacaacactggccattctccaatcctcaggaacatctcctgttaacagggattggttaaacaaatcagtcaagggggtagcaatgacagatctgagttctttaagatttggcaatttcttcctcttttgaggctttagcagcatgtattatctgtttcgcctccttctgtctcattttatacacctctctatcagctatacttccagactctttatacctcctataggcagcctttttttcattgactatagcctcttacatcattgctaaaccatagcggtttcttcttccttttacctttagttatttgccttacatacagtcctgtggcttttaagatggtcttttttaatacagtccactgggtgctcgttcctgccattttatccctcccctttaattcattatttaaatattcccccattgcattaaaatttgtttttctgacatccaatactttggttgcagtataggattgctcacaatcagtttttacatcaaaccacaaacatagatggtcactgcaacctaaattttctcccaccttgacctctgaaacccaattcccattcgtaaaaactaaatctagaatattctcccctgtagttggtgtcttaaccagctgtgccagagctgctcctgtaaaggcctctactatattcttacttttgcatgtaagggcgcTGGGGATATTCCGGTCAACATCagacatgttgaaatcacccataaccacaatatttccctttactgccatttgggtaatttcatccaccatcttgttgtcatattcctcagattgccctggaggcctatagatcaccccaattctaatgatagAACCATCttaattttgcatgcaaatccagagtgtctccagatctttacatgtattgtgaattagtgttgtttttagactttctttaacataaatggctactccacctccctttctctctattctatccttcctatacagtgtatatcctggtatggatatttcccattcattagaatccttaattaacatgtctcagttatggcaaccagatccaaattatctctagatattatggccattaactcacagagcttgttgctcaagcttcaagcattcgtgcacattacccgaagaacattattttcattattagtttgccccttatcatcaacaactacatcttttctatttacagctcccttttcataagcttccagaaactgatttatcctcattggttggggacagaaatcatccacatcagttacatctctgtcccctttacctagtttaaatgcctgtccaaaaaagttctgaattcctcaccgagcacctgggtacctctgtatgatggatgcaaaccatccctcttaaacaactccctattagaccacctactgacatcatgacttacatagccaaaaccttcagctttacaccactgccttaaccacacattaaactctgatacaagttgttttatcctcctggccacaaactggtaatacctctgagaaagtcactgaatcagttattttacccagctccacacttagacattgaaaatctctttttactacattaacatttctctggcacaaatcatttgtgccaagatgcaccaccacatcaacattattacctttactcacagccttgacaatgtttgtaatccgcctcctgtccctgctggcagtggcccctgggagacacctcatcaccttcaccacatccttactcagtcccaaatcaacacctctaacagtcgagtcacccacaagaaaatgtgtcctctttttatttctactaactgcacttgatggattGGTGACACTATACatctcatttacaacaacttctcctttgaatatcccctcattctccgcctgaggggccttgctaatacctacaacagccttactatttaaatctgcaagaacattataggaatttgatacagagagatggaaattgctatgtttttgcttgactgcacgtaatcttccggaaccgacagttgtccacacagccctcctcctcgggggggtgctgtggaagtggaggctgcacacatggctgcattacagcacgtggctgggacaaaatttccatttctgcctgcaagctacaaactaaggactgcaatctagagatctcgccatagaaactagatgtccttatgcaaagagggcagcaccccaagttccacaaggtactacggaacacaacagccaaacaagtgttacactgcaccaagccagtcatcttaacactgtattgaaatacaagtactcaGCAAGAAAATCagcaacccctattgctaccaaattttgctgattttggtttatagtataTGAGTCGCGCGCCGTCAGTAAattcaataaaattcaaaaaaatacaaaatgtaaggagcactatctttatgttctctctctctgtgatctgaaagtcaaacaacatataaaacatattcagtttcagtagtgttctttatatgcacatagatatagttatttgcttatcatcaattaatattttctctcACTACGTACATACATTTATTTGTTATGttgaagacataatttgtcaaccatactattgactatcactatcaagtgacctaatattaagtatttgtaaCTAGTAATTTCTACCTTTGTGGTCACCACGGCCATCAAACTGGGATATTTTGAGGTCAGTGTTTGGGCTCCTAATTTACAGATGTTTTTTAGTGCACATTATTGTTAGCTGGCTGACTCCCGACCCCTTATGGAGGTGTGTatccagtgatggactcctacgggtatggtcagttaTGCAGAACAAGTAGAAAATTTTTAGTCAGGTAGGCAGAactagtagaaaaattttgattttttttctttttttcccttctgggctccgggtatgtttttcctattgcactaaatgaggttgaatgtgtataattttagaagagatgtgtGTGTCTACCAGTGATGGGCCCCAGCCTAAACAGTAGGGAACGCTGTTCCGGTGGCGGCCATGTAGCGCATAGTGTAGCTCCGGTGGCGATGCTGggcgtgcatgtatgtgcatgcGCCATTGGCATTTTCCCGGACCTACGCCTGCCCTGCCGCACCATGAGCACTGCCTTCCCCTGCCGTTTGTCCCTTGCTTGCCTCTCGCGCCGGCTCACCACCCGCatggaaatgggcaaacaagcaAGTGCCCACTCGGCACTGCCCGCCACCGTTTGCCCACCCACCACCTGCTTGCTGCCATTCACTCACTCGCCTCTCGCTCTTGGAGTGAATGGTGGCAGTGCTGGAAGTGGGGGGAGCCGGTGTGGGAGGCAAGCGAGTGGCGAGTGGCGGGGAAGGCAGCGCTCGCGGCAGGGCAGGCGTAGGTCCGGGGAAGCGCCAGTGGCATGTGTACGCCCGGCATCGCCACCGGAGCTAGGTTACTGGAACGGCCCAAAAGCATGCCCCCTGCTTCCCTCTGGGTTACTGGAACGGGCCGGGAGTGCGCGTGAGCAcaatttccagaggttttttggcttctgcgcatgcgcagaaatgaaaaaaatcagaaatcgCACTtgcgcgcatgcatgcacacacaagggCGGAAGCAGGGACATGCTCCCAGCCCGTTCCAGTAGGGATGGGAATGGTAGCCCACTCCtagtatgtacatacacatacaattgatatagtagataatgtatatttttgtgtgcctgtgtgtaataagtatgcgcacatatggcatatataaacagaattaaatagtatagtttggaagtttagtaatagtaaatatatagggaaattgtatctctttgagggaaggagagaccaggcaccctaacccaaacccttgaattgagtgacatcaagttggtcacctttaagccagtcacatgatctttaagccacctcccggtcacatgattgtcaagccaatcccacctggtcacatggccagcaagccacacccacaaaataagccacggccacaatatgatagtaataattttggtagcccttcactctgTGTACCTTTTCCATGGTAGATGGTGTGATTCAGTCCCAGGTGTGGAGGTTTCTACTGAAGCAGGTATGACCACTTCTTTACTGTAGTGTTGAACCCCACTTTTCTAACTTCGCCCCCTATACAAGtaaatactaaataaaacaattttacagtcgctttttctttcttatctggATATTTTGAACCTGATCTCGCAAGTGCTGCCATCCAGAATAGTCAACAATGCTGGAAATGTTGACACTTGCCATGGTCCTCCAGCCAATGAGATTCAGAGGAGCAAGTGATGTCACAAACAGTGGCTTGGATTTAGCTTGAACCTGAAATTTTGGGGGAAAACCAATCCTCTGGTTGCCTTTACATGAGAGGGCCTGGCCCATTTAATTTTAGTAGCAAACTAGTAAGACATTTTGGCAAGCAAGCCATGAATTAGCTTGAACCAGAACTAGTCCATCTAAATCATTTTATATAAATGTTGGCTTAATAGAGCCATTCTTAAAATCAGCAAGCAGCTACTTTCATAGATACCCAAAGATGCTTCCTATACCCTACGTATACCCTACGTAGCTTCTTCCCCGGTAATATCCCTtcacggcaccggaccagggtatctacgagaccgccttctgccgcacgaattccagtgactggttaggtcccacagagttggtctcctccgggtcccatcaactaaacaatgtcatttggtgggacccaggggaagagccttctctgtggcggctccgaccctctggaatcagctccctccagagattagaaccccaccctccttgcctttcgtaaactccttaaaacccacctctgtcgtcaagcgtgggggaactggaacatctccccctgcctatgtaattctttgtgtatgtatgttttcatatattggggtttcttgcttttttttttttagactttttaaatgtattgttattttagattctattagatttgtcattatatattgcttttatcattgctgtaagccgccccgagtctacggagaggggcggcatacaaatctaataaataataataataataataataataataataataataataataataataatatcactctacaaaccaaagcatacaaaactttcaccagaccaatccttgaatacagctcatctgtctggaacccacactgtatttgggacataaatacattagaaagcatccagagatattttacaagaagagtcctccactcctctacttgcaacagtatatcgcaaccagacttgaaatcctaggcttagaaagctaaGAACTATGTCACctcaaacacgacctaagcatagcctataaaatcatctgctacaacgtccttcctgtcaacgactacttcaatttcaaccacaacaacacacgagcacacaacagatacttaaagtaaaccgctccgaactcgactgtaggaaatatactgctccaaaaaataaagggaacactcaaataacacatcctagatctgaatgaatattctcattgaatatttcatttgcacaatcattccatttgcacaacagcatgtgaaattcaggggtaggctgctgcccgGTTGGAGCTGGGaaacgcagtgaggtagcgaaaataaagctccagcccagagcactcaatttgcacagaaagatgttgaaagaaaatgcagggcgtcctgcataacccacgcccacagtatggtagtaaaaattttggtaacccttcactggtgaaattgattgtcaatcagtgttgcttcctaagtagaaagtttgatttcacagaagtttaattgaagttatattctgttttttaagtgttccctttttttt of the Erythrolamprus reginae isolate rEryReg1 chromosome 4, rEryReg1.hap1, whole genome shotgun sequence genome contains:
- the LOC139167152 gene encoding transmembrane protein 191C-like, with amino-acid sequence MVDEITQMAVKGNIVVMGDFNMSDVDRNIPSALTCKSKNIVEAFTGAALAQLHSTLKKSLMTVEPLEDISAAHRSLRLQIEEMKGTFAFLDSENKMFLKDKECIKEQQRSLRETMGYLKSAIEHLQKTVEDIRERLDQANTVIQELALQNKSFVKANEELHQEMQEVTSQVAVFKENQPAQENELKQMRNLPSEVQNYLRNLEDKLERMEHNYHVERIHSGQLKDKVTNLQTVQDDWKKRIKDLQKQQDLCVQQASSGQLDQTPIGISTHEQLELRLVGDESKEKKVRDWLWTAAKILMMFLLGCALFLGLVFAYTYFVNPFFISETILVLLSDQSIDRLVHRFSPYLESRNEGLLPF